In one window of Mercurialis annua linkage group LG4, ddMerAnnu1.2, whole genome shotgun sequence DNA:
- the LOC126679390 gene encoding GATA transcription factor 5-like: MECVIVEAALKTSFRKEMGFRNSPAAIFDDLCAPNNVQQNVVSSDDFIVDELLDFSNEDDEQDLVLQEDGEKQQTQQQKEFLDDKISEFGGKVDFECIPASELCVPSDDLASLEWLSHFVEDSNSEYSAPFPAGAFLDKPKLPNTHGGSNSSIAFCAPQKPVLTENCFKTPFPVKARSKRTRTGVRVWPLCSPSLTESSSSTSSSSSSSFSSPSSPCFLFTAPDFNRELTEPVFYEKISGKKRKNRFSGEPGSVGGGSQSVRRCSHCGVQKTPQWRAGPLGAKTLCNACGVRFKSGRLLPEYRPACSPTFSSEVHSNHHRKVLEMRKKKEVLGPAEPGLAAHEAPSF; encoded by the exons ATGGAGTGTGTTATTGTTGAAGCTGCTCTGAAAACAAGTTTTCGAAAGGAGATGGGTTTCAGAAATTCACCAGCAGCTATTTTTGATGATTTATGTGCACCCAACAATGTGCAGCAAAACGTCGTGTCGTCTGATGACTTTATTGTTGACGAACTCTTGGATTTCTCTAATGAAGACGATGAGCAAGACCTGGTTCTACAAGAAGATGGTGAAAAACAACAAACCCAGCAACAAAAAGAATTTTTAGATGATAAAATTAGTGAGTTCGGTGGAAAGGTTGATTTTGAGTGTATTCCGGCGAGTGAACTTTGCGTTCCG TCGGATGATTTAGCAAGTTTAGAATGGCTATCTCATTTCGTGGAGGATTCCAACTCGGAATATTCCGCTCCATTTCCCGCCGGAGCTTTTCTCGACAAGCCAAAGCTACCCAACACTCACGGCGGCAGCAACAGTAGTATTGCTTTTTGTGCACCACAAAAACCGGTTTTAACAGAGAATTGTTTCAAGACTCCGTTTCCGGTGAAGGCTAGAAGCAAGCGGACACGGACCGGAGTTAGAGTTTGGCCTCTTTGTTCGCCGTCGTTGACGGAGTCATCATCTTCAACTTCTagttcttcttcctcttctttttCCAGTCCTTCAAGCCCTTGCTTTTTATTCACTGCTCCCGATTTTAACCGTGAGCTGACCGAACCGGTTTTTTACGAAAAAATATCTGGTAAAAAGCGAAAGAATAGGTTTTCCGGTGAGCCCGGTAGTGTCGGCGGTGGGTCTCAGTCCGTCAGAAGGTGTAGCCATTGTGGTGTTCAAAAGACTCCACAATGGCGAGCCGGTCCACTTGGAGCCAAGACTCTTTGTAATGCATGTGGGGTTCGTTTTAAATCGGGTCGGTTATTACCCGAATATAGACCCGCCTGTAGCCCAACTTTTTCGAGTGAAGTGCACTCGAACCATCACCGGAAAGTTCTGGAGATGAGGAAGAAAAAGGAGGTACTGGGTCCGGCGGAACCCGGTTTGGCAGCCCATGAAGCGCCCAGTTTTTGA